The following are from one region of the Lepeophtheirus salmonis chromosome 8, UVic_Lsal_1.4, whole genome shotgun sequence genome:
- the LOC121123631 gene encoding terminal nucleotidyltransferase 5C has protein sequence MTQENIHLEEESGSSSSETTMRTSLTNCTSHLIQDGDLPQIEIPNESDQRFSVLSFEQVKRLSDLMRSVIPIHGRGNFPTIDVKLCDLVTKVRWKLETDYNIHVKDIRLNGSRASSVLVDELISYNDLDLIFSVDLPNNKAYDRVKMAVLDTLIELLPEGVSRKRMSSCSMKEAYVSKMVKVNDSDRWSLITLGNSRSKTVELKFVDSMKRQYEFSVDSFHILLDTLFLFYQCAPSMEISENFYPTVVGESKYNDFSDALTHLCKKLIATRNPEEIRGGGLLKYCSLLVRNYKPVRADEVKSMERYMCSRFFIDFPDISQQQAKLENYLWNHFASTEDPQIKYDYLIILYQVVNESTVCLMNHERRLTLSLIEDLAMSIYNNSQIDYSDNSDTCSTTSSSSNCSLKQLSIPHPPPTSSPSPTQLQPSTNGTTMIPTYEIVTSVQPTVYYSSNNGYYFVSSASPPLQSTGPCMTCSCNQWANTITVTNGQQQSSNPVCS, from the exons ATGACCCAGGAAAATATCCATCTG GAAGAAGAGAGCGGCTCCTCATCAAGTGAGACGACGATGCGGACTTCCCTAACGAACTGCACCTCTCATCTAATCCAAGATGGCGATTTGCCGCAGATCGAGATTCCCAATGAGTCTGATCAGCGTTTCAGCGTACTTTCCTTTGAGCAAGTGAAGCGACTGAGTGACTTGATGCGAAGTGTGATCCCCATTCACGGACGTGGCAACTTTCCCACCATTGACGTGAAACTCTGCGATCTCGTGACCAAAGTACGATGGAAGTTGGAAACTGACTACAATATCCACGTCAAAGACATTCGTTTGAACGGATCTCGAGCCTCATCCGTCCTTGTGGACGAACTTATATCCTATAACGATTTGGATCTCATTTTTTCTGTGGATCTGCCTAACAATAAGGCGTATGATCGTGTCAAAATGGCTGTTCTTGATACACTTATTGAACTTTTACCTGAGGGAGTATCGCGGAAACGGATGTCTTCATGCTCAATGAAGGAGGCGTATGTCTCAAAAATGGTGAAGGTAAACGACTCTGACCGATGGTCTCTTATTACTCTGGGAAACAGCCGTAGCAAAACTGTGGAGCTCAAATTCGTAGATTCCATGAAAAGACAATATGAGTTTTCCGTGGATTCCTTTCATATACTCTTAGATACACTCTTCCTGTTCTATCAGTGTGCTCCATCGATGGAAATCAGTGAAAATTTTTATCCCACTGTTGTGGGGGAAAGCAAGTACAATGATTTTTCTGATGCATTGACGCATCTCTGTAAGAAGCTCATCGCAACCAGGAATCCGGAGGAAATTAGAGGTGGAGGTTTGCTCAAATATTGCTCTTTACTGGTTCGCAATTACAAGCCTGTGCGAGCGGATGAAGTCAAGTCTATGGAACGATACATGTGCTCACGATTCTTCATTGACTTCCCGGATATTAGTCAGCAACAAGCGAAATTGGAAAATTACTTGTGGAATCATTTTGCAAGCACTGAAGACCCACAAATCAAATACGACTACCTCATAATTTTGTACCAGGTAGTCAACGAGAGTACAGTTTGCTTAATGAATCATGAAAGGAGACTCACTCTTTCTCTTATCGAAGACTTGGCCATGTCCATATATAACAACTCTCAGATTGATTATTCTGACAACAGTGATACTTGCTCGACTACATCATCTTCCTCCAATTGTAGTCTAAAACAACTCTCGATTCCTCATCCACCTCCGACATCATCTCCTTCACCTACGCAGCTTCAGCCTTCCACCAATGGAACCACCATGATTCCCACTTATGAAATTGTTACTTCTGTTCAACCTACGGTCTATTATTCATCTAATAATGGATACTATTTTGTAAGTTCAGCTTCTCCTCCTTTGCAGTCAACGGGTCCCTGCATGACCTGTTCCTGCAATCAATGGGCTAACACCATCACCGTTACCAATGGTCAGCAACAAAGTAGTAATCCTGTATGCTCTTAG